TTTGTCAAATTAACCCGCCCCATCGCTTCCAGCTTCGGCCTTCTCCTGCATAATAAACCTCTAACGATTCACGAATCGACCTCGTTTAATACCCATTTCACTTTCTCTGTCTCGCCGGAGAACGGCGACGGCCTCATTCTTTCACTCTTCCCCGGAGGCGTTTTTCCCGACGAGGTTTCTCCGGAGAAATGGGTTCACAGTATCCAGTTTGTTTCTGCTAATTTGAGTGATGGGTATGTGAAACCGGAGAGGGGGATTCTCTTGCCGAACAATGGGGGGAAATTTACATCATGGGTCGATTACGACTCGAAAATGGTGGAGATCAGGTTGAGTAAATATGGGGAATCTAGGCCTTACGATTCTTTATTGGAATACCCAATTGATTTGGGGATTAAATGCGGTGGGAGGGAAGTGTTTGTGGGATTAAGTTCGTGGAATAGCAAATCAAGTGAGTGGAGCAGAGTGTTTTCTTGGCGATTTGGTGTTAGAAATGTTCACAAATGGATGCATTCTTTGCCGGTGGATCCGCGGCGGGGTTCTGATGAACAGAATCATTCTTACCCACTTACCATTTTTGCTTGGGTGATCTTTGGAACTGGGTGTGGTGCGTTAATGGCGTTTTTGGTACTGTTTATGTGGGCAATTGCAGGTAATAGAAATGCCATATTTGGAGGTGAGCCACAATCTGTGGATTTTCAATATGAGAAGGTTAGTGTAGTTGTAGAGGAAGGACTTAAAGATGTTGAAGGTAGAGGATGAAGGTTTTTGGAGACTATattcaaacatttgaaaagtgtttgtgtttttattgtttttgttttggagaAATTAGTGTATGTTTCTTTTTGATAATTTGGCTGTTCTTCGCTTGTTTGATGGGttaatttcttcttattatgAAGATGAACCAACACACTCTCaagtattaatattttgtggtattgtagtttaaattaaacatgGGTGAGGTTTGGGATGACTTGTATctaagttagttttattatattgaattcAAAAGCTATTGCTTGATTTAACCCAATAaaggaattaattaatgaataacAATGTATTTTCATGAGAATTGATTCGCATTTGTGTTGCATAGATGATCTATAAACTTCCCCTTTGACTTTGTTCTTTCTCAAATGATAAACTCCATCCTCTTGTTGCCAGAAAATGCAGGTCTTTGTTTGATGATAAGCTTATTTCATTCTAAGTTAAACtctcaattttacaaaaacaacttttttaaaactattcttttttatttttaaaaaacaaatgataaaatgtgaataacaaattaagaaagttaagggtaaaatttatatctatatgcttaaattttaaaaataaaaaatgaaaaaaaaaatagttatcaaacaacACCTAAATCGTTATCAATTAATATCGATGTTGAAAGACTCTTTCGAAACACTCTTTCTATATTCACATATTTTAACacatcgtttttttttttttgtataaataaatttcttaacaaaaatagttaaacaCTATCTAATTCAcatctaattcaattaaacactATCTCACtcattttatcaaacttaCATAGAAATGTCATCTAGTAATCTTATGGAGATCAACATGAAGATTAAGATCTGAAAGACAAAGTCGAcgaggagaaaaatgaaaacccaCACTGAAGAGGAGGACTAAAATCCATGACGAATAGGAAGACAAAGACCTATGCCGAAAACCCACAACGAAAACCCATATCCAccaaagagaaagaggaaaactTAGATCTGGTGAAGAGGAAGACGTCGTgtagaggaagaaaatgagaagcgGCGAGGAAGATAGCGAAGACGatgagaggaagaggaagacaGTGATTATTTGAAGACGATGGggataagaggaagaaaaaggaaaacacgTGGAGAGGggttatttggaaaaaaatatgaaaataagagaaggaagaaagaaatcaagtgaaaaaatggaaaatagaaatagaaaaataattgttaaaaacaacaatgaaaccaaaataattgagacagaccaataaaaataattgagacaaaagaaaaggaaaatgaaaccaataaaaataatttagaaaaggaACATGAGAatctacattttcttttcccaataattcattttaaaataggaaacgtttctattttttttagaacgaTAAACAAAGAATGTTACCAAACACCACACtttcttaaaaattgaaaacagaaacagaaaacaGAGAAGGAGAATGTTACCAAACGGGCCCCTAACTATTGCATTTTAATTTGGCATTGTGTTCTCTCGTCTCTAGTGCAGAAAATTTATACCAAGTGGTTACAGAGCTTGGAGTAATTTCTAACAAGCGATAAGTGTAAGCTCTTATTccattatctttttatttatattaatattttctaagccgtaaaaaacaagtttaaatctgtttgttaattttttaagaatgaattgttttaataagaaaacttggaacaaatttagtttggaagatattttgaaattttattaagtatttgaaaagaatgaaGTTAGTGGCAAAAAGtaagttgaatttgaagtgaaagataatttgatcattttcaatattattagtaaaaaaaggaaaatctaGATTTTGCACGACACAACCTTCCCCTCCCATTCTTGAATACTCTTGCCCCATCTCActcctctcttcctctttttcagTCAACGCCACCACCAAGCCACCCCTTAGCCATTTGACTCACTGGACGACGACCAACACGCCGACACAATTTTAGATGAAGAGAACTTTCCAAAAACTATTACAAATATG
This DNA window, taken from Cucumis sativus cultivar 9930 chromosome 6, Cucumber_9930_V3, whole genome shotgun sequence, encodes the following:
- the LOC101219233 gene encoding uncharacterized protein LOC101219233, translating into MLLFFQSEQRHRSAQPLTFFAIMVHFSSQFLLSIFLFQFLHPISSFTFPKQPNFDPQLSLIGDAAFVSTDAHLHGGASFVKLTRPIASSFGLLLHNKPLTIHESTSFNTHFTFSVSPENGDGLILSLFPGGVFPDEVSPEKWVHSIQFVSANLSDGYVKPERGILLPNNGGKFTSWVDYDSKMVEIRLSKYGESRPYDSLLEYPIDLGIKCGGREVFVGLSSWNSKSSEWSRVFSWRFGVRNVHKWMHSLPVDPRRGSDEQNHSYPLTIFAWVIFGTGCGALMAFLVLFMWAIAGNRNAIFGGEPQSVDFQYEKVSVVVEEGLKDVEGRG